One genomic segment of Cystobacter fuscus DSM 2262 includes these proteins:
- a CDS encoding MarR family winged helix-turn-helix transcriptional regulator, translating to MHQLVALKVIALRGVHTQAQLAERLLIDAPAVSRLVDRLQEDGLVTREAGADRRCVRLQVTNACWPEVEVLEDEVRRVDEEVAKHLTAEEMSELKRLLDKVHVALSPPNTVVNEKQLAE from the coding sequence TTGCACCAACTGGTGGCCCTCAAGGTCATCGCCCTGCGGGGGGTGCACACCCAGGCGCAGCTGGCGGAGCGGCTGCTCATCGACGCCCCCGCCGTGAGCCGGCTGGTGGATCGGCTTCAGGAGGACGGGCTGGTGACGCGCGAGGCGGGAGCGGATCGCCGCTGTGTTCGGCTCCAGGTGACCAACGCGTGCTGGCCGGAGGTGGAGGTGCTGGAGGACGAGGTGCGGCGCGTGGACGAGGAGGTGGCGAAGCACCTGACGGCCGAGGAGATGAGCGAGTTGAAGCGCCTGCTGGACAAGGTGCACGTGGCGCTCAGTCCTCCGAACACGGTCGTCAACGAGAAGCAGCTGGCGGAGTGA
- a CDS encoding D-2-hydroxyacid dehydrogenase: MNVEHLLVLADPSSPAVSALRRLAPGLRLTVGLSEEHLAPAIEQAQVLLLGAQKKEVLRALLPRARSLRWIHALSAGVENLLFEELIQSPLPLTNSKGVYSGSLGEFALAAMLFFAKDLRRLVRQQREARWEQFSPVELRGQTLGILGYGDIGRAVAERARPFGMRVLACRRQPSRSAGDTLVDELFPLERGHEMIAASDYLLLALPHTSGTHRLMGEPELRAMKPGAVLINIGRGSTVDEPALVKALEEGRLRGAALDVFETEPLPAGHAFWRLDNVLLSPHCADQTPTWREDAVVLFLKNLERFEKGEPLLNVVDKAAGY, encoded by the coding sequence ATGAACGTCGAACATCTGCTGGTCCTCGCGGATCCCTCGTCCCCCGCCGTGTCCGCCCTGCGGCGGTTGGCGCCGGGCCTGCGCCTCACCGTCGGCCTCTCCGAGGAGCACCTGGCCCCGGCCATCGAGCAGGCCCAGGTGTTGCTGTTGGGCGCGCAGAAGAAGGAGGTGCTGCGCGCGCTGCTGCCACGGGCCCGCTCCCTGCGGTGGATCCACGCGCTCTCCGCGGGGGTGGAGAACCTCCTCTTCGAGGAACTCATCCAGAGTCCCCTCCCCCTCACCAACTCCAAGGGCGTCTACAGCGGTTCGCTCGGCGAGTTCGCCCTGGCCGCGATGTTGTTCTTCGCCAAGGACTTGCGCCGCCTGGTGCGCCAGCAGCGCGAGGCGCGCTGGGAACAGTTCTCGCCCGTGGAGCTGCGCGGACAGACCCTGGGCATCCTCGGGTATGGGGACATCGGCCGCGCGGTGGCGGAACGGGCCAGGCCCTTCGGCATGCGCGTCCTGGCCTGTCGGCGCCAGCCGTCGCGCAGCGCGGGGGACACGCTCGTGGACGAGCTGTTCCCCCTCGAGCGCGGGCACGAGATGATCGCCGCCTCGGACTACCTGCTGCTCGCCCTGCCCCACACGTCCGGAACGCATCGGCTGATGGGCGAGCCGGAGCTGCGCGCCATGAAGCCGGGCGCCGTGCTCATCAACATCGGCCGCGGGAGCACCGTGGACGAGCCGGCGCTGGTGAAGGCCCTGGAAGAAGGACGCCTGCGCGGGGCCGCGCTGGATGTCTTCGAGACCGAGCCGCTGCCGGCGGGACATGCCTTCTGGCGGCTCGACAACGTCCTGCTCTCACCGCACTGCGCCGATCAAACGCCCACCTGGCGCGAGGACGCCGTGGTGCTCTTCCTGAAGAACCTCGAGCGCTTCGAGAAGGGCGAGCCGCTGCTGAACGTCGTCGACAAGGCGGCGGGCTACTGA
- a CDS encoding protein kinase domain-containing protein, whose amino-acid sequence MADGTPDSTDNPSSSPVPGSQTAGLDDSEFDDSLLRAVAEGPGFFRKPAIGERLGGSDGRRFEILGELGQGGMGQVFRARDAELQRVVALKFFRPRAEAGTDGSSLELLRQESRAIARLDHENIIRVFDVAEWVGASWEPRIPFLIMECLEGESLASLLRRDRRPGVRRALEVMEGVAAGLAHAHERHILHRDLKPSNVFISPQGRVKLFDFGLAWSRLADDAASAFLPMAGTPAYMSPEQWRGGAQDARSDLWSAGILLYEMLCGDLPYPYEGLDVLREHVTSPEPVPLVRTRCPEVPEEVEALLASLLAKAPEARLPSAHQLLARLRQLQEGLGPWREEPRAVVPQRRAVTLMSCLLVGAQGGAETSDPEDLSELEATFHKRCSEITQAHGGSITSCMGEEVLACFGYPVAHEEDAEHAVAAALELSANGLTLQVGLHTETVVLDDSLPQLHGRAPTIQGEAPRIAAWLARQARPGTVVLSPATHALVRPAFDASPLGERSFEGFSKARSMPLWRVVRARETVFRFDRTLAAGALTPLVGREEELRRLLGFWKEAQEGRGSFVLLSGEAGLGKSRLLQEMRQRIPPSSCTLLRCQCWSQFTQSAFHPIIEMMQGLLRLAPEGSPQDNRRELDARLTEWGLEEEQRELLAAFLSLPSGGAAPRFPLSPEQRKERTREALTALLLHLSRARPVLLLVEDLHWADPSTRDLLDTVLGRVGHARMLVVASTRDADGPRLQTERLSFHHLALNRLPAPLTARLVREAAGTALPEETVRLLVERTEGVPLFVEELTRQVAAGGSVPALPLTLHGLLLARLDALPVRLKTLAQLCAVVGRGFTRTLMTSLTRREPSSLRDDLDALVASGVLQRSEDVEEGVAYQFRHALFQEAAYQSLPRGPRRHHHRRIAQALEEQFPKVVQTQPELLAHHYTEAGVPTRAIVHWRSAGMRALLRSANQEAVNHLHQALTLLGTQPDTPQRTQQELQLLTALCIPLTQVRGLSAPEVKRTYARVRELFPLVGDALPTLEVSYWGPFSYSYCRAEYREAYALGELLVAVGSRQRHQELLVLGYRMMATMLFTWGRMREALDRAERAVACSDFPLAEHMRLAVRHWLNPTAVALAHGAVIQSVLGQHEEALRWGRDALSLAERIGHPLTRAYVLLYSAVACQMRGDARGTLALAEACLEIAHEHRVRLLVEWVMQIGLLRAWALSELGFPEGSLAQMRLGLSRWRLVGMHSAMPYFVGLLAQVHLRRGRPQEALRAVNAALRWVESEGEHFYEAEVYRVGAQAWRALGEEERAREFLQRAVHIAREQGAGLFEQRALRLLESHEAEPEEAARHVHE is encoded by the coding sequence ATGGCTGATGGGACCCCGGACAGCACCGACAATCCCTCTTCGAGTCCGGTGCCAGGAAGCCAGACCGCCGGGCTGGATGATTCCGAGTTCGATGATTCCCTCCTGCGGGCCGTGGCCGAGGGCCCCGGCTTCTTCCGCAAGCCAGCCATCGGGGAACGGCTGGGCGGCTCGGATGGGCGGCGCTTCGAGATCCTCGGAGAGCTGGGGCAGGGGGGCATGGGGCAGGTATTCCGCGCGCGCGACGCGGAGCTGCAGCGCGTGGTGGCCCTCAAGTTCTTCCGGCCCCGGGCGGAGGCCGGAACCGATGGTTCCTCCCTGGAGCTGTTGCGGCAGGAGTCACGGGCCATCGCGCGGCTGGATCACGAGAACATCATCCGGGTCTTCGACGTGGCCGAATGGGTGGGCGCCTCGTGGGAGCCCCGGATTCCCTTCCTCATCATGGAGTGCTTGGAGGGCGAATCGCTCGCGTCCCTGTTGCGGCGGGATCGGCGGCCAGGCGTGCGGCGTGCCCTGGAGGTGATGGAGGGGGTGGCGGCCGGTCTGGCGCACGCGCACGAGCGCCACATCCTCCACCGCGACCTCAAGCCGAGCAATGTCTTCATCAGTCCCCAGGGGCGCGTGAAGCTGTTCGACTTCGGGCTCGCCTGGTCTCGTCTCGCCGACGACGCCGCCTCGGCCTTCCTGCCCATGGCCGGGACGCCCGCCTATATGTCCCCCGAGCAGTGGCGGGGCGGCGCGCAGGACGCGCGCAGTGATCTCTGGTCCGCGGGTATCCTGCTGTACGAGATGCTGTGTGGAGATCTGCCCTATCCGTACGAGGGGTTGGATGTGCTGCGCGAGCACGTCACCTCGCCCGAGCCGGTGCCCTTGGTGCGCACCCGATGTCCGGAGGTGCCCGAGGAAGTGGAGGCCCTGCTGGCCTCGCTCCTGGCGAAGGCGCCCGAGGCGCGTCTGCCCTCCGCCCATCAACTCCTGGCGCGGCTGCGCCAACTGCAGGAGGGCCTGGGTCCCTGGCGCGAGGAACCCCGGGCGGTGGTGCCGCAGCGCCGGGCGGTGACGCTGATGTCCTGCCTCCTGGTGGGCGCGCAGGGGGGGGCCGAGACGTCCGATCCCGAGGATCTGAGCGAGCTGGAGGCCACCTTCCACAAGCGCTGCTCGGAGATCACCCAGGCACATGGGGGCTCCATCACGAGCTGCATGGGGGAGGAAGTGCTGGCCTGCTTCGGCTACCCGGTGGCCCACGAGGAGGACGCCGAGCACGCCGTGGCGGCGGCGCTCGAACTCTCCGCGAACGGGCTCACCCTCCAGGTGGGCCTGCATACGGAGACGGTGGTGTTGGATGACAGTCTTCCGCAGCTTCATGGCCGCGCGCCCACCATCCAGGGCGAGGCGCCCCGTATCGCCGCGTGGCTCGCCCGGCAGGCCCGCCCCGGCACCGTCGTCCTCAGCCCGGCCACGCATGCCCTGGTGCGACCGGCCTTCGACGCTTCTCCCCTCGGCGAGCGCTCCTTCGAGGGGTTTTCCAAGGCGCGCTCGATGCCGCTGTGGCGGGTGGTGCGCGCGCGAGAGACGGTGTTCCGCTTCGATCGCACGTTGGCCGCCGGGGCGCTCACCCCCCTGGTGGGCCGCGAGGAGGAGCTGCGTCGGCTGCTCGGCTTCTGGAAGGAGGCCCAGGAAGGCCGAGGCTCCTTCGTGCTGCTCTCGGGTGAGGCGGGCCTCGGCAAGTCCCGGCTCCTCCAGGAGATGCGCCAGCGAATACCGCCGTCCTCGTGCACCCTGCTGCGTTGCCAATGCTGGAGCCAATTCACCCAGAGCGCCTTCCACCCCATCATCGAGATGATGCAGGGGTTGCTCAGGCTGGCGCCGGAGGGCTCGCCCCAGGACAACCGCCGCGAGCTGGACGCGCGCCTGACGGAGTGGGGCCTGGAAGAGGAGCAGCGCGAGCTTCTCGCCGCCTTCCTCTCGCTCCCCTCGGGGGGCGCCGCTCCACGCTTCCCCCTGTCGCCGGAGCAGCGAAAGGAGCGCACCCGCGAGGCGCTCACGGCGCTGCTGCTCCACCTGTCCCGCGCGCGGCCCGTGCTCCTCCTGGTGGAGGACCTGCACTGGGCGGATCCCTCCACCCGGGATCTGCTCGACACGGTGCTCGGCCGGGTGGGGCACGCGCGGATGCTCGTCGTCGCGAGCACCCGCGACGCGGACGGCCCCCGTCTTCAGACCGAGCGGCTGTCCTTCCACCACCTGGCGTTGAATCGGCTGCCAGCGCCCCTCACGGCCCGTCTGGTGCGCGAGGCGGCGGGCACGGCGCTGCCGGAGGAGACGGTCCGACTGCTGGTGGAGAGGACGGAGGGAGTGCCCCTCTTCGTGGAGGAGCTGACACGTCAGGTGGCCGCCGGCGGCAGCGTGCCCGCCCTGCCCCTCACCCTGCATGGGTTGTTGCTGGCCCGGCTGGATGCGCTGCCGGTGCGACTCAAGACCCTGGCCCAACTGTGCGCCGTGGTGGGCCGCGGCTTCACCCGGACGTTGATGACGTCGCTGACCCGGCGCGAGCCGTCCTCGTTGCGCGACGACCTGGATGCGCTGGTGGCCTCGGGTGTGCTCCAGCGGAGTGAAGACGTGGAGGAGGGCGTCGCCTACCAGTTCCGCCATGCCCTCTTCCAGGAGGCCGCCTACCAATCCCTTCCCCGGGGCCCCCGGCGTCACCACCACCGGCGGATCGCCCAGGCCCTGGAAGAGCAGTTCCCCAAGGTGGTGCAGACCCAACCGGAGTTGCTCGCCCACCACTACACCGAGGCCGGGGTTCCCACGCGGGCCATCGTCCACTGGCGGAGCGCCGGGATGCGCGCCCTGCTGCGTTCGGCGAACCAGGAGGCCGTGAACCACCTGCACCAGGCGCTCACGCTGCTCGGCACCCAACCCGACACGCCTCAACGCACCCAGCAGGAGCTGCAGTTGCTCACCGCCTTGTGCATTCCACTGACCCAGGTGCGCGGCTTGAGCGCCCCCGAGGTGAAGCGCACCTACGCCCGGGTGCGCGAGCTGTTCCCCCTCGTGGGCGACGCGCTGCCAACCCTGGAGGTGTCCTACTGGGGGCCGTTCTCCTATTCCTACTGCCGCGCCGAGTACCGTGAGGCCTACGCCCTGGGCGAACTGCTCGTGGCGGTGGGCTCCCGCCAGCGGCACCAGGAATTACTCGTCCTGGGCTACCGCATGATGGCCACCATGCTCTTCACCTGGGGGCGGATGCGCGAGGCGCTCGACCGCGCGGAGCGCGCCGTGGCGTGCTCGGACTTTCCCCTGGCGGAGCACATGCGGTTGGCCGTGCGCCACTGGTTGAATCCCACGGCGGTGGCGCTCGCCCACGGCGCCGTCATTCAATCGGTGCTCGGCCAGCACGAGGAAGCCCTGCGCTGGGGCAGGGACGCGCTTTCGCTCGCCGAGCGCATCGGTCATCCCCTGACGCGTGCCTATGTGCTCCTCTACTCCGCGGTGGCCTGTCAGATGCGTGGCGATGCGCGGGGGACCCTCGCGCTGGCCGAGGCCTGTCTCGAGATCGCGCACGAGCACCGGGTGCGCCTGCTGGTGGAATGGGTGATGCAGATCGGCCTGCTGCGTGCCTGGGCGCTCTCCGAGCTGGGCTTTCCCGAGGGGAGCCTGGCGCAGATGCGCCTGGGGTTGAGCCGGTGGCGCCTCGTGGGCATGCACTCGGCGATGCCCTACTTCGTGGGCCTGCTGGCGCAGGTGCACTTGCGGCGGGGGCGGCCCCAGGAAGCCCTGCGCGCGGTGAACGCGGCCCTGCGGTGGGTGGAGTCGGAGGGCGAGCACTTCTACGAGGCGGAGGTGTACCGCGTCGGCGCCCAGGCGTGGCGGGCGCTGGGCGAGGAGGAGCGGGCACGCGAATTCCTCCAGCGGGCCGTGCACATCGCGCGGGAACAGGGCGCCGGGCTGTTCGAGCAGCGCGCCCTGCGGCTCCTGGAGTCACACGAGGCGGAGCCCGAGGAGGCGGCGCGGCACGTCCACGAATGA
- a CDS encoding GMC oxidoreductase: MSPRQQRREHFDVIIVGSGFGGSVMAWRLAEAGLSVCLLERGKAYPPGSFPRSPYGMRRNFWDPHQGLHGLFNIWSFPGLAGVVSSGLGGGSLIYANVLLRKDEKTFVRESPRHGGYEYWPVNREELESHYDAVEKMLGAQRYPFAQEPYRHTAKTIAMKLAAERMGLKNDWELPPLAVTFGNPGQPPVPGEPIHEPQGNLHGRTRLTCRLCGECDIGCNYGSKNTLDYTYLSAAKRAGAELRARCEVRSFWHERDGYAVEYLDHSQAREGDPPQVPLSDQPGRIITADKLVLSAGTFGTTFLLLKGQAALPGLSTRLGTQFSGNGDMVSFVSKCVQKGNRGYEPRLLDGGHGPVITSSLRIRDASQGGTGRGFYIQDAGYPEFVNWLHEGLNQAALTHRLARLGLRLAQGWLGLNKDTDVSAEIADAIGDCVGSSSSLPLLAMGRDLPTGRMSLNEEDMLTVDWKMRGSSAYFQRVQRTMARVARVLGGRFIQNPLSYLSRIIVAHPLGGCPMGRSVADGVVDSHGEVFNHPGLYVADGSVLPGPTGVNPSLTIAALADRFAEHLIEHSRHPTRSRVPGHAEPMALH; encoded by the coding sequence ATGAGTCCAAGACAACAACGACGAGAACATTTCGATGTCATCATCGTGGGGTCTGGCTTTGGCGGCTCGGTGATGGCCTGGCGTCTGGCCGAGGCGGGCCTGAGTGTCTGTCTCCTGGAGCGAGGCAAGGCCTATCCCCCCGGCTCGTTCCCGCGCAGCCCCTATGGCATGCGCCGCAACTTCTGGGATCCCCACCAGGGGCTGCATGGGCTCTTCAACATCTGGTCCTTTCCCGGGCTCGCGGGCGTGGTGTCGAGCGGGCTCGGCGGGGGCTCGCTCATCTACGCCAACGTGCTGCTGCGCAAGGACGAGAAGACCTTCGTGCGCGAGTCTCCCCGCCACGGGGGCTACGAGTACTGGCCCGTCAACCGCGAGGAGTTGGAGTCGCATTACGACGCCGTGGAGAAGATGCTCGGCGCCCAGCGCTACCCGTTCGCTCAGGAGCCCTACCGCCACACCGCCAAGACGATCGCGATGAAGCTCGCCGCCGAGCGCATGGGGCTCAAGAACGACTGGGAGTTGCCACCCCTGGCGGTGACGTTCGGCAACCCCGGACAGCCCCCCGTTCCAGGCGAGCCCATCCACGAGCCCCAGGGCAACCTGCACGGGCGCACCCGCCTGACGTGCCGGCTGTGCGGCGAGTGCGACATCGGCTGCAACTACGGCAGCAAGAACACGCTCGACTACACGTACCTGTCGGCCGCCAAACGGGCCGGGGCGGAGCTGCGCGCGCGCTGCGAGGTGCGCTCCTTCTGGCATGAGCGCGATGGCTATGCCGTCGAGTACCTGGACCATTCCCAGGCCCGGGAGGGCGATCCTCCCCAGGTGCCCCTGTCCGACCAGCCAGGCAGGATCATCACCGCGGACAAGCTCGTGCTGTCGGCGGGCACCTTCGGCACCACGTTTCTGCTGCTCAAGGGCCAGGCGGCGCTGCCGGGGCTCAGCACCCGGCTCGGCACGCAGTTCAGCGGCAATGGAGACATGGTGTCCTTCGTCTCCAAGTGCGTCCAGAAGGGCAACCGGGGATACGAGCCCCGCCTGCTCGATGGGGGCCATGGCCCGGTCATCACCAGCAGCCTGCGCATTCGCGACGCGTCCCAAGGGGGCACCGGCCGTGGCTTCTACATCCAGGACGCGGGCTACCCGGAGTTCGTCAACTGGCTCCACGAGGGACTCAACCAGGCCGCCCTCACGCACCGCCTCGCCCGGCTGGGGCTCCGGCTCGCCCAGGGTTGGCTCGGCTTGAACAAGGACACCGACGTGAGCGCGGAGATCGCCGATGCGATCGGCGACTGCGTGGGCTCTTCCAGTTCACTGCCGCTGCTCGCCATGGGCCGGGATCTGCCCACCGGACGCATGTCCCTCAACGAGGAGGACATGCTGACGGTGGACTGGAAGATGCGCGGCTCGTCGGCCTACTTCCAGCGCGTGCAGCGGACCATGGCCCGGGTGGCCCGCGTGCTCGGGGGAAGGTTCATCCAGAATCCGCTCAGCTACCTCAGCCGCATCATCGTCGCGCACCCGCTCGGGGGCTGCCCCATGGGCCGCTCCGTGGCCGACGGCGTGGTGGACTCCCATGGCGAGGTCTTCAACCACCCCGGCCTCTACGTGGCGGATGGTTCGGTGCTACCGGGCCCCACGGGCGTCAACCCGAGCCTCACCATCGCGGCGCTCGCCGATCGTTTCGCCGAGCACCTCATCGAGCACTCGCGCCACCCCACCCGCTCCCGCGTCCCCGGACACGCGGAGCCAATGGCCCTCCACTGA
- a CDS encoding esterase, producing MLVHGAGVRANIFRAPIPRTLVDTLVADGYDVWLENWRASIDVAPNEWTLDQAAVHDHPKAIETIVQKTGWNEVKAIVHCQGASSFVLSAVAGLLPQVKLIISNAVSLHPVMSLATHLKLRQLVPLLSRWTPYLNPQWGLGAKGLIPRALTLAARATHHECDNTVCKMVSIIYGYGLGHSTLWSHENLNPQTHEWVKQEFAQVPLSFFRQMLESLRAGYTVPVEGYRELPQDVALRRPQTDARFVFMAGRGNRCFLAESQRRSYEAMSRYRRGYHSLHVVPGYGHLDVFMGRNAPWDIFPLIQAELNRPTQERA from the coding sequence ATGCTCGTGCATGGCGCGGGCGTACGCGCCAACATCTTCCGCGCCCCCATTCCGCGGACGCTCGTCGATACCCTCGTCGCCGACGGCTACGATGTCTGGCTGGAGAACTGGCGGGCCAGCATCGACGTCGCGCCCAACGAGTGGACGCTCGACCAGGCGGCCGTCCATGACCACCCCAAGGCCATCGAGACGATCGTCCAGAAGACGGGCTGGAACGAGGTCAAGGCCATCGTCCATTGCCAGGGCGCGTCGAGCTTCGTCCTCTCGGCGGTCGCCGGGCTGCTTCCCCAGGTGAAGCTGATCATCAGCAACGCCGTCTCCCTGCACCCGGTGATGTCGCTCGCCACGCACCTCAAGCTGCGCCAGCTCGTTCCCCTGCTCTCGCGGTGGACGCCCTACCTGAATCCGCAGTGGGGCCTCGGCGCCAAGGGTCTGATCCCCCGGGCGCTCACCCTCGCGGCGCGAGCCACCCATCACGAGTGCGACAACACCGTGTGCAAGATGGTGAGCATCATCTACGGCTACGGCCTGGGCCACTCCACGCTCTGGAGTCACGAGAACCTCAATCCGCAAACCCATGAATGGGTGAAGCAGGAGTTCGCCCAGGTGCCCCTCTCCTTCTTCCGGCAGATGCTCGAGAGCCTGCGGGCGGGCTACACCGTTCCCGTCGAGGGCTACCGGGAGCTGCCCCAGGACGTGGCCCTGCGCCGTCCCCAGACGGATGCCCGGTTCGTCTTCATGGCCGGCCGCGGCAACCGGTGCTTCCTCGCCGAGAGCCAGCGGCGCTCCTACGAGGCCATGTCCCGCTACCGGCGCGGCTACCACTCGCTGCACGTGGTGCCGGGCTACGGCCACCTCGATGTCTTCATGGGCAGGAACGCGCCCTGGGACATCTTCCCCCTCATCCAGGCCGAGCTGAACCGGCCCACGCAGGAGCGCGCATGA
- a CDS encoding DUF2378 family protein, translating into MTGDKLVYAGTVEALFLRALENRLTPACRQRLADAGLDLEQKLSPTYTLEQWKQFLRIAADHVYAGMPAEAAYYSLGERFIDGYFSTLFGRALLGMARLMGPRRTLTQARLCFRTSANCSEVRIVERGATEVEVWLTDIGADLPTFVAGVLARTAELSGGQRVVALPEGFDGQSATYHVRWAEQTDTAVDAALVPPPSVGRQGSESQPPA; encoded by the coding sequence ATGACCGGCGACAAGCTCGTCTACGCAGGAACCGTCGAAGCGCTCTTTCTCCGAGCCCTCGAGAACCGCCTCACGCCCGCATGCAGACAGCGGCTGGCGGACGCGGGGTTGGATCTCGAGCAGAAGCTCTCTCCCACCTACACCCTCGAGCAATGGAAGCAGTTCCTGCGGATCGCGGCCGACCACGTCTACGCGGGGATGCCCGCGGAGGCGGCGTACTACTCGCTCGGTGAGCGGTTCATCGACGGCTACTTCTCCACCCTCTTCGGGCGCGCGCTGCTCGGGATGGCCCGGCTGATGGGGCCCCGGCGGACGCTGACGCAGGCCCGGCTGTGCTTCCGTACGAGCGCCAATTGCAGTGAGGTGCGAATCGTGGAGCGCGGGGCGACGGAGGTGGAGGTGTGGCTGACGGACATCGGCGCGGATCTGCCGACGTTCGTGGCGGGAGTGCTGGCCCGGACGGCGGAGCTGTCCGGAGGCCAGCGCGTGGTCGCGTTGCCCGAGGGCTTCGACGGCCAGTCCGCCACCTACCACGTGCGCTGGGCCGAGCAGACCGACACCGCCGTGGACGCCGCACTCGTGCCTCCCCCCTCCGTGGGCCGGCAGGGCTCAGAGTCCCAGCCTCCGGCGTAA